In Gossypium hirsutum isolate 1008001.06 chromosome D06, Gossypium_hirsutum_v2.1, whole genome shotgun sequence, one genomic interval encodes:
- the LOC107948105 gene encoding ankyrin repeat-containing protein At5g02620 yields the protein MEKRLYNATKNGDKNELLCLLHEDAQLLDRFTKARYPETPLHIAAMLGHSEFVDELLIRMPELAKELDSRRPSALHLAVGKGHGQIVIRLLQVNPDMCLICDIDGRNPLHVAAMKGHLAVLRELFHVRPWAARSPMTQGDTILHACVRWNQLEALKLLVTEGISDEEFVNRLNNEGNTILHMAITANQTQAIKFLIRREDVDKNIENKDGLKPLELLSQNQRDEFAKDELLSDTIRSKILVSTQEPDQSNAILEARRSNVDWLKRKRHNLILVASLLADMAFHATVNPPGGVWHDNDPSHRAGHSVFADTYPNTYTQFLMSNTFGFMASLIVIQLLISGLTIRRKLFKRVLIAVMSVAIAAMGFAYAVSLVPLTSDPAYSWLFIRFWTIFMILLFTARAVRQMIKIFKFVGNLIMRFIN from the exons ATGGAGAAAAGGCTTTATAATGCAACTAAGAATGGCGACAAGAATGAGTTACTTTGTTTGCTACACGAGGATGCACAGCTTCTCGACAGATTTACCAAAGCTCGTTACCCTGAAACACCTTTGCATATAGCTGCCATGCTTGGCCATTCTGAATTCGTTGATGAACTTCTCATCCGAATGCCTGAGCTGGCCAAGGAATTGGATTCCCGAAGGCCATCAGCGCTTCACTTAGCAGTAGGTAAAGGTCACGGGCAAATTGTGATAAGGTTACTCCAGGTTAACCCTGATATGTGCCTTATTTGTGACATTGATGGGAGGAACCCACTTCACGTTGCAGCCATGAAAGGCCACCTTGCTGTGCTGCGAGAGTTGTTTCATGTTAGACCCTGGGCAGCTCGGTCTCCAATGACCCAAGGTGATACCATTTTGCATGCCTGTGTGAGGTGGAATCAGCTTGAGGCCTTGAAATTATTGGTGACCGAAGGAATTTCGGATGAAGAATTTGTGAATCGTCTAAACAACGAGGGTAACACTATCTTACATATGGCAATAACGGCTAACCAAACACAG GCCATAAAGTTTCTCATTCGTAGGGAAGATGTGGACAAAAATATCGAGAATAAAGATGGCTTGAAGCCACTCGAGCTTTTATCACAAAATCAAAGAGATGAGTTTGCCAAGGATGAGTTATTGTCTGACACAATAAGGAGCAAGATCTTAGTATCCACACAAGAACCTGATCAATCAAATGCAATATTGGAAGCTAGGAGAAGCAATGTTGATTGGTTGAAAAGAAAACGCCACAACCTAATCCTGGTGGCTTCCCTGCTAGCAGACATGGCATTCCATGCAACCGTCAATCCCCCTGGTGGAGTTTGGCATGACAACGACCCAAGCCACAGGGCAGGGCATTCTGTATTTGCAGATACATATCCAAATACATATACCCAATTCCTCATGTCAAATACATTTGGTTTCATGGCATCTCTCATCGTCATCCAATTGCTTATAAGCGGATTAACAATCCGGCGTAAGTTGTTTAAGCGGGTTTTAATAGCCGTCATGTCGGTTGCCATTGCTGCCATGGGATTTGCATATGCAGTCTCTCTCGTACCTTTAACATCCGATCCTGCATACTCTTGGCTATTCATAAGGTTTTGGACCATCTTCATGATCTTACTGTTTACTGCGCGGGCAGTTCGACAGATgatcaaaattttcaagtttgtGGGGAACTTAATAATGAGGTTCATAAACTAG
- the LOC107948104 gene encoding ankyrin repeat-containing protein BDA1 translates to MEKRLYNATKNGDKNELLYLLQEDAQLLNRFINGRYPETPLHVAIMLGHSKFVDELLTRMPELASELNSRRQSPLHLAAAKGHQQIVTRLIQVNPDMCLVCDLDGRNPLHIAAMKGYLDVLLELFYVKPWATRSLMAQGDTILHGCVRCNQLEALKFLVTEGISDQEFVNCLNCEGNTILHMAIVANQTQAIKFLIRREEVDKNCKNKDGFKALDLLSQNQIDEFANDESLSDVIRNNILSSKQEPDESNAIPKSKRSNVDWLERKCHNLILAASLLANMAFHAAVNPPSGVWQDNDTSHRAGHSVFVDTNPNTYTQFLISNTFGFMASLIIIQLLISGLPIRRKLFKWILMVVMSVAIAAMVFAYAVSLVPLTSDPAYYWLLIRFWTIFMIVLFAAQEVRLMIKFFKFVGNLIMRFINWISSEA, encoded by the exons ATGGAGAAAAGGCTTTATAATGCAACTAAGAATGGTGATAAGAATGAGTTGCTTTATTTGCTACAAGAGGATGCGCAgcttctcaatagatttattaaTGGTCGTTACCCTGAAACACCTTTGCATGTAGCTATCATGCTTGGCCATTCTAAATTTGTTGATGAACTTCTCACTCGAATGCCTGAGCTGGCCAGCGAACTCAATTCCCGAAGGCAATCACCGCTTCACTTAGCAGCAGCCAAAGGGCACCAGCAAATTGTGACAAGGTTAATACAGGTTAACCCTGATATGTGCCTTGTTTGTGACCTTGATGGGAGGAACCCTCTTCACATTGCAGCCATGAAAGGCTACCTTGATGTGTTGCTAGAATTGTTTTATGTCAAACCCTGGGCAACTCGATCGTTGATGGCCCAAGGTGACACCATTTTGCATGGGTGCGTGAGGTGCAACCAGCTTGAGGCTTTGAAGTTCTTGGTGACTGAAGGAATTTCAGATCAAGAGTTTGTGAATTGTCTAAACTGCGAGGGTAACACAATCTTGCATATGGCAATAGTTGCTAACCAAACACAG GCCATAAAGTTTTTGATTCGTCGGGAAGAGGTGGATAAGAATTGTAAGAATAAAGATGGCTTCAAGGCACTTGATCTTTTATCACAAAACCAAATAGATGAGTTTGCTAACGATGAGTCATTGTCTGACGTAATAAGGAACAACATCTTATCATCCAAACAAGAACCTGATGAATCAAATGCAATACCGAAGTCTAAGAGAAGCAATGTTGATTGGTTGGAAAGAAAATGCCACAACCTAATCCTGGCAGCTTCGCTGCTAGCGAACATGGCATTCCATGCAGCCGTCAATCCTCCTAGTGGAGTTTGGCAAGACAACGACACAAGTCACAGGGCAGGGCATTCTGTATTTGTAGATACAAATCCAAATACATATACCCAATTCCTCATATCAAATACATTTGGTTTCATGGCATCTCTCATCATCATCCAATTGCTTATAAGCGGATTGCCAATCCGGCGTAAATTGTTTAAGTGGATTTTAATGGTCGTCATGTCGGTTGCCATTGCTGCCATGGTATTTGCATATGCAGTCTCTCTCGTACCTTTAACATCCGATCCTGCATACTATTGGCTACTCATAAGGTTTTGGACCATCTTCATGATCGTACTGTTTGCTGCGCAGGAGGTTCGACTGATGATTAAATTTTTCAAGTTTGTGGGGAACTTAATAATGAGGTTCATAAACTGGATCTCTTCCGAAGCTTAA